One Proteiniborus ethanoligenes genomic region harbors:
- a CDS encoding UvrB/UvrC motif-containing protein: MLCEECGKNQATVHMKKIINNHVNESHLCEECAKKSNSFNFDTSFSIQNFLAGLLDSSYDGPVKIEQVKALTCDKCGLAYGKFRQTGKFGCSNCYDSFRDKLVPLFRKIHGHDIHVGKVPKKAGILVGTKRTIEKLKKELDSAVSKEEFEKAAQLRDEIKNLQLNLERGSEEND, encoded by the coding sequence ATGCTTTGTGAAGAATGTGGTAAAAATCAAGCAACTGTTCATATGAAAAAAATAATTAATAACCATGTTAATGAATCTCACCTATGCGAAGAATGTGCAAAAAAAAGCAACAGCTTTAATTTTGATACATCTTTTTCAATACAAAACTTTCTAGCTGGACTCCTTGACAGCTCATATGATGGACCAGTAAAGATTGAACAAGTAAAAGCCTTAACCTGTGATAAATGTGGGCTTGCCTATGGGAAATTTAGACAGACAGGGAAATTCGGCTGCAGTAACTGCTATGATTCTTTTAGAGATAAGCTTGTCCCTCTGTTTCGGAAAATACATGGACACGATATTCATGTAGGAAAGGTTCCTAAAAAAGCTGGGATTTTAGTAGGTACTAAGAGAACAATTGAAAAGCTCAAAAAAGAACTAGATTCAGCTGTAAGCAAGGAGGAATTTGAAAAAGCTGCTCAGCTAAGAGATGAAATAAAGAATCTTCAATTGAATCTAGAAAGGGGCAGTGAGGAAAATGATTAA
- a CDS encoding CtsR family transcriptional regulator, whose translation MSKLSNIIEDFIKRLLEDANSGIVEIQRNELAQYFDCAPSQINYVLTTRFTSDKGYYIESRRGGGGYIKIIKVNINSDKYIQNLILNIIGESITKSKAYDIIESFLEEGIITERECNIMKVVVSDRALDSANCDKNVVRADMLKNMLLVFLK comes from the coding sequence ATGTCAAAGCTAAGCAATATTATAGAAGATTTTATTAAAAGGCTATTAGAGGATGCTAATAGCGGAATTGTAGAAATACAAAGAAATGAATTAGCTCAGTACTTTGATTGCGCTCCTTCTCAAATAAACTATGTTTTGACAACAAGATTTACATCAGATAAAGGCTATTATATTGAGAGTAGAAGAGGTGGAGGAGGGTATATAAAAATCATAAAAGTAAATATTAATAGTGATAAATATATCCAAAACTTAATATTGAATATAATAGGGGAATCTATTACTAAATCAAAGGCATATGATATAATCGAAAGCTTTCTTGAGGAAGGTATTATCACTGAAAGAGAATGCAATATAATGAAAGTAGTAGTTTCTGATAGGGCTTTAGATAGTGCAAACTGCGATAAAAACGTAGTTAGAGCTGATATGCTTAAAAATATGCTGCTTGTTTTTTTAAAGTAA
- the fusA gene encoding elongation factor G has translation MKEYQTDKIRNVALLGHGSCGKTTLTESILFTTGVTKRKGRVEDGNTISDYDKEEISRQFSIGTSIIPVEWKDVKYNLLDTPGYFDFIGEVNGALRAATGAVIIVDASSGVEVGTEKAWKYTEKNKLPKIIFLNKMDKENINFDKIMNDLREQFGNKVVPFAVPIGESESFKGFVNIVDMIGRVYDGKDCVDAQVPEGMNDIIEPLREMLMESVAEADEELMEKYFEGEEFTTEEIHRGLRKGIMNSDLVPVLIGSSQNNIGVHTLLNMINAYLPSPSDVGVHEGVKPGTTEKVQRKVDKNEPFSAFVFKTIVDPFVGKISLFNVCSGKISKDADVLNANKDENERFGSLFLLRGKSQIEVSTIIAGDIGATAKLQYTETGDTLCDKNNPIQYNEIDYPDPCLFLAVEPKAKGDEEKIGSSLARMTEEDPTFIVQRNAETKQLLIGGQGNMQLAVITNKLKNTFGVEVELTDPKVPYRETIKGTSSVQGRHKKQSGGAGQYGDVHIRFEPSQLDFEFDEEIFGGSVPRQYIPAVEKGLRESIEKGVLAGYPVVNMKAVLFDGSYHPVDSNEMAFKIAASLAFKKGMEQAKPVLLEPIVRVEILVPEDYMGDIMGDMNKRRGRILGMEQQEDGNQLVLAEAPQTEMFKYAIDLRSMTQARASFRMEFARYEEVPAHISEKIIAEAKAERE, from the coding sequence ATGAAGGAATATCAAACTGACAAAATAAGGAACGTAGCTTTATTAGGTCATGGAAGCTGTGGCAAAACTACATTGACAGAATCGATATTATTTACTACAGGAGTAACTAAAAGAAAAGGTAGAGTAGAAGATGGAAATACTATTTCCGACTACGATAAAGAAGAAATATCAAGACAATTTTCTATAGGAACTTCAATAATCCCAGTTGAGTGGAAGGATGTAAAATATAATTTATTAGATACTCCAGGATATTTTGATTTTATTGGAGAAGTAAACGGTGCATTAAGAGCAGCAACAGGAGCAGTTATAATAGTAGACGCATCATCTGGTGTAGAAGTTGGTACGGAAAAAGCTTGGAAATATACAGAAAAAAATAAATTACCTAAAATTATATTCCTTAATAAAATGGATAAGGAAAACATTAACTTTGATAAAATTATGAATGATCTTAGAGAACAATTCGGTAACAAAGTAGTACCTTTTGCAGTGCCTATTGGTGAATCTGAATCCTTTAAGGGATTTGTTAATATAGTTGACATGATAGGTAGAGTTTATGATGGTAAGGATTGTGTTGATGCACAAGTGCCAGAAGGCATGAATGATATTATAGAGCCTCTTAGAGAAATGCTCATGGAATCTGTTGCTGAAGCAGATGAAGAATTGATGGAAAAATACTTTGAAGGTGAAGAATTTACAACAGAAGAAATCCATAGAGGTTTAAGAAAGGGCATAATGAACAGTGACCTAGTACCTGTATTAATAGGATCTTCTCAAAACAATATAGGTGTTCATACATTACTTAATATGATTAATGCTTATTTGCCTTCCCCAAGCGATGTAGGGGTACATGAAGGAGTTAAGCCTGGAACCACAGAAAAGGTACAAAGAAAAGTAGATAAAAATGAACCTTTTTCAGCATTTGTATTTAAAACCATAGTAGACCCATTTGTTGGTAAAATATCATTATTTAACGTATGCTCAGGTAAAATTTCAAAAGATGCGGATGTTTTAAATGCAAATAAAGATGAAAACGAAAGATTTGGTAGTTTATTCCTTCTAAGAGGAAAAAGTCAAATAGAAGTTAGCACAATAATTGCTGGAGATATTGGAGCTACAGCTAAGCTTCAATATACTGAAACAGGAGATACTCTGTGTGATAAAAACAATCCTATTCAATACAATGAAATAGATTATCCAGATCCTTGTTTGTTCTTAGCGGTAGAACCAAAGGCTAAGGGTGATGAAGAAAAAATAGGCTCATCCCTAGCTAGAATGACAGAGGAAGACCCAACCTTTATAGTTCAAAGAAATGCTGAAACTAAGCAGTTATTAATAGGTGGTCAAGGAAATATGCAACTTGCAGTTATTACTAACAAGTTAAAAAATACTTTTGGTGTTGAAGTAGAGCTTACAGATCCAAAGGTACCTTATAGAGAAACCATAAAAGGTACATCAAGTGTTCAAGGAAGACATAAAAAGCAATCTGGTGGTGCAGGACAATATGGAGACGTCCATATAAGATTTGAACCATCACAATTAGACTTTGAATTTGATGAAGAAATCTTTGGAGGTTCAGTACCTAGACAATATATTCCTGCAGTAGAAAAAGGTCTTAGAGAATCTATTGAAAAGGGAGTATTAGCTGGATATCCTGTGGTTAATATGAAGGCAGTATTATTTGATGGTTCATATCACCCTGTTGATTCAAATGAAATGGCTTTCAAAATAGCCGCATCTCTTGCATTTAAAAAAGGTATGGAGCAGGCAAAACCAGTATTATTGGAGCCTATTGTGAGAGTAGAAATCCTTGTTCCTGAAGACTATATGGGAGATATTATGGGAGACATGAATAAGAGAAGAGGAAGAATATTAGGTATGGAGCAGCAGGAAGATGGAAATCAACTTGTATTAGCTGAAGCACCACAAACTGAAATGTTTAAATATGCAATAGATTTAAGATCAATGACTCAAGCCAGAGCAAGCTTTAGAATGGAATTTGCTAGATATGAAGAGGTACCAGCACACATAAGTGAAAAAATAATAGCTGAAGCAAAGGCTGAAAGAGAATAG
- the hisC gene encoding histidinol-phosphate transaminase translates to MSIQFREELVNLTPYKPGRPIEDVKKEYGLEDVIKLASNENPLGCSSKAIDAIKNALDNLALYPDGNCTNLKEALSQKLNLSINQIILSCGSDEMMDLIAKTFFNKGDEVIMADVTFPRYISTTMMMGAKPVIVPLVDWTYDLDGMLSAITEKTKLIWLCNPNNPTGTMFTEERLVHFLNSVPKNIIVVYDEAYNEYVTREDYPKNSLPLLNKYSNIIILRTFSKIYGLASLRVGYTMASEEIIENINKVRGPFNVNTLAQVAAIAALEDEEFIKKSYDVNLQGKEYLYEEFQKMNLQFAPSEANHIFVNVKRNGGEVFIDLQKRGVIIRPMVGDWIRVSIGTMEQNKIFIDKLKEVLHK, encoded by the coding sequence TTGTCAATCCAATTTAGAGAAGAGCTTGTTAATTTAACTCCTTATAAACCTGGAAGGCCAATAGAGGATGTTAAAAAGGAATATGGACTAGAGGATGTGATAAAACTTGCATCTAATGAAAATCCACTTGGTTGCTCATCTAAAGCAATAGACGCTATCAAAAATGCACTTGACAATCTAGCACTTTATCCAGATGGAAATTGCACCAACTTAAAAGAAGCGCTTTCCCAAAAATTAAACCTCAGTATAAATCAAATTATTTTAAGCTGCGGTTCTGATGAAATGATGGACCTAATAGCTAAAACCTTTTTCAATAAGGGTGACGAAGTTATAATGGCTGACGTAACTTTTCCAAGATACATATCTACCACTATGATGATGGGGGCAAAGCCTGTTATTGTACCTTTAGTTGATTGGACCTACGATTTAGATGGTATGCTTTCTGCAATTACAGAAAAAACAAAACTTATATGGCTATGTAATCCAAATAATCCAACTGGTACAATGTTTACTGAAGAAAGATTAGTACATTTCTTAAATAGTGTACCTAAAAATATAATAGTAGTCTATGATGAGGCATACAATGAATATGTAACTAGAGAAGATTATCCAAAAAACAGCCTCCCATTGCTCAATAAATATTCAAATATCATTATCCTAAGAACTTTCTCTAAAATCTATGGTCTTGCTTCTCTAAGGGTTGGTTATACTATGGCAAGTGAAGAGATAATAGAAAACATAAATAAAGTAAGAGGACCATTCAATGTAAATACTTTAGCACAGGTTGCTGCTATTGCAGCACTAGAAGACGAAGAGTTCATAAAGAAAAGCTACGATGTAAATCTTCAAGGAAAAGAATATCTTTATGAAGAATTCCAAAAAATGAATCTACAATTTGCTCCTTCCGAAGCAAATCATATTTTTGTTAATGTAAAAAGAAATGGTGGAGAAGTATTTATCGATCTCCAAAAAAGAGGGGTTATTATAAGACCTATGGTTGGAGATTGGATAAGAGTAAGTATAGGTACTATGGAACAGAACAAAATATTTATAGATAAGCTTAAGGAAGTACTCCATAAATAA
- a CDS encoding GNAT family N-acetyltransferase, which produces MGDIAVQKIMTRKNEKDFIKLPWKIYKGDCCWVPPLISDFKKTMRGENNSLVQSGPFEHIIAYKDGEAVGRLCVGINEPLNHAKNYKEGYISLFESIDNYEVAKAMFDYASHWLKEKGMERMIGPISLPNGDDNRGLLIDNFTDPTLVMNTYNKSYYRRFFEEYNFYKYWDCYAYKYDAKEDIDERYRKYVPYAMGKYKFKVEKIDLKNIEKEMQDIKEIIKRAMPEEWEDFIPPTDEDIAIIGKSLVPVADPDLIYIARAEDGKPIGFNIALPDYNQVLKHMNGRLFPTGFLKYLYYRKKIDRARLFVLFVIPEFRKKGVPSAIYLKLYDASKEKGYKYGEGSTVWEYNKVMQRDIEKLGGKIYKTYRIYKKDL; this is translated from the coding sequence ATGGGTGATATTGCTGTACAGAAAATCATGACGAGAAAAAATGAAAAAGATTTTATAAAACTACCTTGGAAAATATATAAAGGAGATTGTTGCTGGGTACCACCATTAATATCAGATTTTAAGAAAACTATGAGGGGTGAGAACAACTCATTAGTTCAAAGTGGACCCTTTGAACATATAATTGCATACAAAGACGGAGAGGCAGTAGGCAGATTATGTGTGGGGATTAATGAACCATTAAATCATGCAAAAAACTATAAGGAGGGATATATTTCACTCTTTGAATCTATTGATAATTATGAGGTAGCTAAGGCAATGTTTGATTATGCTAGTCATTGGCTTAAGGAAAAAGGAATGGAGAGAATGATAGGACCTATATCCTTACCTAACGGAGATGATAACAGAGGCCTTCTAATAGATAATTTTACTGATCCTACCCTCGTAATGAATACATACAATAAAAGCTACTATAGAAGATTTTTTGAGGAATATAATTTTTACAAGTATTGGGACTGCTATGCATACAAATATGATGCAAAAGAGGACATAGATGAAAGATATAGGAAATATGTTCCCTATGCAATGGGAAAATACAAGTTTAAGGTAGAAAAAATAGACTTAAAGAATATAGAGAAAGAAATGCAGGACATTAAGGAAATAATCAAAAGAGCAATGCCAGAGGAGTGGGAGGATTTTATACCCCCTACAGACGAGGATATAGCTATTATTGGGAAAAGCTTAGTACCTGTTGCAGATCCTGACCTAATATACATAGCCAGGGCCGAAGATGGAAAGCCTATAGGCTTTAACATAGCCTTACCTGATTATAACCAAGTGCTTAAGCATATGAATGGAAGACTCTTTCCAACAGGCTTTTTAAAATATCTTTATTACAGGAAAAAAATAGATAGGGCAAGGCTGTTTGTATTATTTGTTATACCCGAATTTAGAAAAAAAGGTGTTCCCTCCGCCATTTATCTTAAGCTTTATGACGCATCTAAAGAGAAAGGATATAAATATGGAGAAGGCTCAACAGTGTGGGAATACAATAAAGTTATGCAAAGAGATATAGAAAAACTTGGTGGAAAAATTTATAAAACCTATAGAATTTATAAAAAGGACTTATAA
- the guaD gene encoding guanine deaminase produces the protein MNQDTGKENIKIYKGHIVYTESPEKFNVQENGYIIVENNKVTLANSSIPEKYSHISVIDFGDKLIIPGFVDLHLHAPQFPNRGLGLDKELLPWLEEYTFPEEAKYSDMDYAKKVYSRVVEDLWRNGTTRSVVFASIHNESTSLLFDLFVESGLGAYVGKVNMDRNCPDILIEDTQQSIKDTREYIENHIGKSEIVKPIITPRFVPTCTVELMKELGKMAKEFNVPIQSHLSENTNEIKWVKELHPEHKDYASVYDCYGLFGQNPTIMAHCIHNTEEEVALMKDNEVFVAHCPYSNLNLSSGIMPVRYFLDKGINVGLGSDVSGGNKIAIFDVMAISAQISKIKWLETNKELAPLTTSEVFYLGTKGGGKFFGKVGSFEEGYEFDALVIDDSNLFGEGLTIEERIQRFIYTGDDRNIVERYVAGNKIEKPSFK, from the coding sequence GTGAATCAGGATACTGGAAAAGAAAATATTAAAATATATAAGGGCCATATAGTTTATACTGAATCACCAGAAAAATTTAATGTTCAGGAAAACGGTTACATCATTGTTGAGAATAATAAAGTAACACTAGCAAATTCATCTATACCTGAAAAATATAGTCACATTTCAGTTATAGATTTTGGTGACAAATTAATTATACCAGGCTTTGTTGATTTACATTTACATGCCCCACAATTTCCTAACAGAGGATTAGGTCTTGATAAAGAGCTACTTCCATGGCTAGAAGAATATACCTTCCCAGAGGAAGCTAAGTATAGTGATATGGATTATGCTAAAAAGGTATATTCAAGGGTTGTAGAAGACCTTTGGAGAAACGGAACTACACGTTCTGTAGTATTCGCTAGTATTCATAATGAATCTACATCCTTATTGTTCGATTTGTTTGTAGAGTCAGGATTAGGAGCCTATGTAGGAAAAGTAAATATGGATAGAAATTGTCCTGATATACTAATAGAAGATACTCAGCAATCAATAAAGGATACCAGAGAATATATTGAAAATCACATTGGGAAATCAGAAATAGTTAAGCCAATTATTACTCCTAGATTTGTACCTACTTGTACTGTTGAACTTATGAAGGAATTAGGTAAAATGGCTAAAGAGTTTAATGTTCCAATACAATCTCACCTTTCTGAAAACACTAATGAAATAAAATGGGTGAAAGAGCTTCATCCTGAGCATAAAGACTATGCAAGTGTATATGACTGCTATGGTCTGTTTGGCCAAAACCCTACTATAATGGCTCACTGTATACACAATACGGAAGAAGAAGTTGCTTTAATGAAAGATAATGAGGTCTTTGTTGCACACTGTCCATATTCTAACTTGAATCTATCTAGTGGAATAATGCCCGTTAGATATTTCTTAGATAAGGGCATAAATGTTGGATTAGGATCAGATGTAAGTGGAGGAAATAAAATTGCTATTTTCGATGTAATGGCAATATCTGCACAGATTTCTAAAATTAAATGGCTAGAAACTAATAAAGAGCTTGCACCTCTTACAACCTCAGAAGTGTTTTATCTTGGTACTAAGGGTGGCGGCAAATTCTTTGGCAAGGTCGGTAGCTTTGAAGAGGGGTATGAGTTTGATGCTCTTGTTATAGACGATTCTAATCTATTTGGAGAAGGCCTAACTATTGAGGAGCGTATACAAAGATTTATATACACAGGTGATGATAGAAATATTGTTGAAAGGTATGTTGCTGGAAACAAAATTGAAAAGCCTAGTTTTAAATAG